The genomic interval CATCTTTAGTTGTCGGTAAGTAAAATCAGAGCATTGAAGGCCAATAGGATTACATCAGTTTTAGAAGACTCTCGATTAGAAATGGGAAGAGATAACTACAAATTTTGTAGCGGGATTACCAAAGACTACAAAGTTTTATGACTTCACCTGGATGATAGTGGACAAGACACACTATGTCAACACACTTGTTGTCAATGCAGACAACATGTACACTGAGTCAAGATGTTGAATTAGATACTGAGGAAATAGTTCGATTTCATGGAGTTCTAAAGTTGAATATCTTGGGTCAGGATTTTAAGTTTATCTCTAACTTTTGAGAAAAGAATGGGTATTAAATTGAAGGTTAGTGCAGTTTTTGTTCACATGTGAATGGACAATTTGAGAGAAATACTTAGATAATAGAAGACATGTCACAAGCATGTGTGATATGGTGGAGCATTCTAGAATAAATTTCTTCCTCTAGTTGATTTTTTGTTTGATAGCAGTCATTAAAGTGCCATTGATCGGGCACTCTAAGAAATATGGTATAGAGAAAAATATTGATCACCGACTCACTAGAATGAAGTCTGTGAGAAAGGGTGCATTAGACCGAGAGGGTCCAAGGAACTAATGAGGCCATTGAGAAGATTTGAGTTTGTATGCTCACCTCACAAAGTAAACAAAAAAGCTATGCTGAATCGAAACATAGGAATAATGGGTTCCAAGTGGGACTTTGTGATTCTTAGAAGAGAGTTTAGAGATTGAAAATGAAAGGTAGATAAGGCAGGACAATGATGGagcatgtttatggtttaactTCCTACCTTGTTTTCACATTTTCATGTTAGTGAAGTATGTGTCGGATTCGACTCCCATTTTGAGCATTGAACTTtagactggtttgatataggaGGAACCACCTATCCAGATATTAGATAGTAAGGAAGAGATATACAGAGCAAGATGATTCTGCTGTTTAAAATACTGTGGTGAaataataaagttaagaaaGAGATTTgagttagagtcgcagatgtAGGAACTATATCCCGAGTTGTGCAGATAAATTTTGAGGACAAATAAAGTGTGAAtggtataaatgtaaaaaaattcattaccgcatataaatataaaatttgaaagaactatgatattttgtGTAAAAACTTTattctaataatattaaaatggtttagttttttttttttttttttgggctaAGGATTAAAATCGTTTAGTTAATGTTAGGTTATAAAACATAAGtagtttgttgaaaaataaaatataagaagAAATTGATATgaaatgaaacatacatggtaaaTAAATAGAGGTAGGTAACATGTTCATTAATAGTTTTTGAAGAAAGACACAATGTCATCTTTAGTATACATAAGTAACAGAATGGAACAGAGGCGTTGTATGATGCAAAACGCCCCAACAAAGTTACCAGACGTGTTCCTTCActctcaaaattttaaatacgtCTTTGTTGCTCTCTACTCCAACATAATGTACACTCTCACTCACTCTCCACTGTAtatgctttctttctttcttctttttctacTCCTGCACTTGATGATTTTGATGagaatgaaataataattttgaagtagaagaaaaaatgttaaaattagAAACCATGTTGGCACCAAGTCGCTTACAATGAGCCCTTATAATCATGCTCATATTTTGAAGCAACCAGAGCACTTGGAATACAACAGTTCAAAGAAAGCAcagattttctgataaatgtcTGCACTCTCGTTTCGTTTAGTAGGGAATGGAGTGCCTAAGGAAGAAGCTGCACTGGCACCGTACGCCCCTACATCACTATGAATTTGCACCATCGAAGCTTCCTTGTGCACTCTGTCTTCTTTTTTCACGCCAATTCTCACCCCACATCTTAGCCTCAGCAACAGCTCGTTCTCTATCTAAATCCTTGTTGACCATTAATCTTGCAGTTTCTCTAGGAGAATCATCCTTCTCTGACCCATCTAAATCCCATCTTCGTCCGGACCCTCCCCCTTCCTCGTTCTTTAGTATCCTTCCACCATCTCTGTTTCTTCTATCTTCCTTTTCTCCAGAGCCTCTGTGACCTGAAGCTGTGCTAGGGTCATATGCTTGGTTGGCTAGATAAGAGAGAGCAGTAACTACGTCTCCAATGAGAGGACGAGTTGCAGCCTGTTCTTGGATGCACATCGACGCCACAGCTAGAGCCTGGTAGAGTCCCCTCATTGGATACCGACCCTGCAGCTGTGGATCAGCcagttttgaaaattttctacgATCATTGAACAACGGCCGTGCCTGCATAGGATAACAATAACCACCATAATTTTGTTATGTCATGCTGCAAAACTAGAAGATAATTGCCAGTCAAAACTGGTTCAAAGCGTATGGACTTACCCATGTGACAAGGTTCTGCTCACCATGGGGTCGAGTACTATCGATGGCTTTACGTCCAGTAATTAGCTCTAAGAACACTACCCCGAAACTGTATACGTCAGACTTCACTGTCAACTGTCCAGTCATTGCATATTCTGGAGCACAGTAACCATAAGTGCCCATAACCCTGGTTGACACATGTGACTTGTCTCCAGTAGGGCCTAGCTTCGCAAGTCCAAAATCAGAAAGCTTTGGGTGAAATCCTTCGTCCAACAATATGTTGGATGATTTAAAGTCTCTATAAATGACTGGTGGGTTTGCTTTGTCATGCAGGTATTCCAATCCTTTTGCTGCACCAGCAGCAATTTTCATCCTTGTATTCCAATCTAATGGCTCCTTATCAGGTGGAAGATCTACATAACAAGTCAGAGTACTatagttattattttaaatggttACTGTTCACACACATAAATGCAAGTCAGACAATTATTGCAGACATGTTACCCTATAATAATAACAGCATGTAGGTATTATGTTTTACCCGTAAATGAGTGTATAGGAATATAAAAAAGCCACACTGGCAATGGCAAGTGAACAGACAAAACCTCTtccttttaaaataattttaatgagTTTAACAGCCATTTGTCTTCCCAACATTTATGGTGAAAGCTACTTCATCTTTGGCCAAAACCAATCAAACTCTTGACCTAAAAGCTTCAAGAACAAAGTGCTTCTCAACTATTTTGCCTCCAGACCACAGTTGTTAAGGTTTGTCTTACACAAGTGAGGCTATACATAGAAATTTCAACAACCCATCCATTAGGAAACTAAGCTTGTCTAGTTTCACCATGAATGTCAAATTTGATTTTTCTTGAGCGACATCGGTACAAATCTTACACTTGAATAAAAGCATGATCACTATCAATGAAAGAGACTAATAAATGATGTATTTCTTAACAAAGTGAAACAGAAAAATGTGTATCGAACTTTTACCAAGTAGGTGATCTTCTAATGATCCAAAGGGCATAAATTCATATACAAGAAGCCGTTGGTCTCCGTCAGCACAATACCcaattaaactcactaaattAGGGTGATGTAGAAGGCTGAGCATTAGCACTTCCACCAAAAACTCTCTGTTTCCTTGAAGACCATTTCTGTCCAATTGTTTAACAGCCACTACCTGTAAAGGACAAACATACTTTAAACACTTCAAATCTCCTCAGTCATGTCTTTATCACTGCTCTAGAAGCCATCCAAGATTCCATATTACCAATAATAgacaatttttgaaataatcaGAAGCAATAATGGAACAATCTAGTATCATTATCATCCAATTATTTCATTGTCAAACTATTTGAAACTATATAGATTTTCAAACTCCTTGTGTGTGTTGTGGGTGGGTGTGGCCAGATTTCCCAATTAAACATTGCAAAACATCTTTTACCATTATGTGACTAAGATTATAATAAGATACATAGTACTTCCCAATGAATAAACTCAACCATTGATTCTCTAGTGTTCTTGAACCGTCAGCACACAAAAAAAGcatacacacattatatattGACATTACAACACCACTACACCAGCATATATAAGTCACTTCAATCTTTAGAGACAGTTAAGGCATAAAATCTATTTTTCCTTGAGGGGAAGGAAGTTATTGGAATCCAGTTATAAAAGTCTAACTTCAAGTTCTCAGCCCGATTGTCAGTAACTAGAGATAGGTCACTAGAATTCTACACATCTTATAATCCTTCAAAGGGAATGGTTAAACAGCAATAGTTTATGTCACTGATAAGTCTATCACCcactaaaattatatacatgttAACTGATTACTTGATCTTGCAATAATATCTCAAACTAACATACAACAATAGCTAATACTGACTGTTCTGTGATTTCAAAAGTTGTATTTGACTGGAATTTTATAACCAAAAGCCAATCAATAATGAAGGAATTTACCTGACCAGTGCTTTCGAGTCGCCCTTTGTATACACGTCCAAATCCCCCTTCCCCTAAGAAGCACTCAGGCCTGAAATTCTTTGTTGCAGCAGCCAGCTCGCGAAAGGTGAATGTTTGTGCGGCAATAGGAACCCCAGGCCCATCCTTGGGCACAGGAAATTCTCTTTTGGACGCTCCATTGCTCCTTGATCTGAGTCTATCAACTCCTGCAGAAACCACCATTACAACAAAGTGCAGATCCACAAGTTATGGTATGACATTCAAAACTAAACTCTCAAGATCAATATGAGAACTTGAATTTAATAGGATATAAAAGAAGAAAACCACCCTTGAATTCTTCAGATAATAAATTCAATCAAGATACAATCCCCAATCACATAACAAATTACTACAGCTAACTTTGACTTTTTAAGGCTTCCGAAGCAATAGGATTAACAGATTCATCAGTCTTCATAAATTGTAACTATGAAAATCAAGCAAGCCAAATCACCACGGGCCTTCAAAACTTCAAGTTACAccttattcatttttatttttttgtaatctCAACGATGTCAAAATCCAGTGGGGTCTACCAAAAATCACCTCAAAATCTAAAACTCAAAGCCTTGATACCAGTCAATCAGAAATAGCAATCAAACAAAGTAAGAACCGagtatcatcaacataaaggaaaAAACCCAGATCAGATCAAACAACAAAACCTGATAATCCCCAaaaaaccaaaaccaaaaccaaaaGTTTCTAAAGTAAAAACATATGCATATATGAATATAGAGGAAGACTAACCAGAAGGCAAACTTTCAAGATTAGAGATGGGCGTTGATTGAGCTTGCTTTGGATCATCACTGTGTTTCTCTGGATTAAGGGTCTCCTCCTCTTTCGAATCGAAACAAGAAAAGCAACCCATTTCCCCAAATCAAATAAGTAAATTAGTAAACCCCTCCGAGATAAAAATCGTTCTTTTTCCTTTAACTCCGAAGAAGAATATTGAAAACTCAATCAAAACGAATATAtataatccaatccaatccaatccaatccaaataTTACAACAGTCCAATCAGATGCGTATCCAAATTCCTGGGCATCTCTCTCTTATTTTTCTTCTATGAAGAAGACAAAGCAAACGAACCCAACTTcccaaaaatcaaataaaattataaagaaaaaatgGCAGTGAAACAGAGATGTAAACACCAAATAAAAGAGCCGGCTTTGTCTTCGGCTTCGTTTACACTACTGTACACGCACACACGCACACGCCTTATAGCACACCACCACCACTACCACTACTACCACCACCAACAACAAAActatctttctttctctctccgCTTTGACCCcaggaaaaataattaaataaccaaaaataaaaataaataaaaaatgaaaactttatatttgggattaaaatatcaaagaaattaaaaagtgGATTTTTAACAGTGATGGTGTTTAGTAATTTTGGTAAGGAAGGAGATGAGAAAGAAGGAGATGATTCCAATTGgcacaaacaaacaaaacaaaatggcAATTTTGGGATAAAACCGGTAAACAACGGAAACGTGTCAAATGGCGGGGACTACACAAACTACACTGtctcttaattatttaattaattaacaacaaattattacttttattattcTAATCTTTGTTTTAAACCattgtaaatattaaataatattgaattATGTTTTAGGACAAactagattaaaaaaatggaaCGGACAAGCTACAAAAATATAGATACTTATACTTTGAGCAAAATTtagtaccaaaaaaaaattaaagtgaaTTGATGGAGCAATTTTCATATTGAAAAGAAAATTCGCCATTGGATGAGGGTTCGGGATTAGTGACCGTCAGTTGGTAGAAGTAGCCTTGTTGTGTGTTCTGGTCAAGTGGATCTAATTTTGGCAGAGGTGGTAGGGATAATAGAAGCGTTAAGTTGGATTAAGGCTAAAGAATGAGCGAGTATAAAGTTGAAAAGGAATTTATTAATAGTGGTTCAAGTCATCTCTAGTTTATTGGATATGCCTTCTTCTTTTGGTTAAATAGTTCATGAATGCAAGATTTTATTAGCTTGATCTTTAACATTTATTAGGTTATGTTTTGTTAATAAAGTTGTTCATTGTGTTGCTCGTATCTATTGTTTTTATCGAGATCATAAATTTAGTATGGAGACTCCTCTAGCTAAACTTGTATCTATGGTAATGGTTGATGCTTGTTGATTAATAAATTActattctttaaaaaaaaaaaaggtcataaatttaaaaatttgaataagaAAAACCATAATTTTgagcaaatattttataaaaaactataaaattataatttatttatgttttaagTTTATATTCAATATAAATACAAGGGAGTCAATATTAgttaagtttttttattattattaaaaattagttAGGACTGTTCTTAGTTAGAATTATGTTTTACACATGTATAATTGTATTTATCAACTAAATTTAGTTCTGATTAGCTTGTATATATTGAGTTATGGCTCAATTTGATTCactaataaaaatacatttttcataTTCTTTCTTTTCAATATGGTATCAaaataatcttttatttttttttttttgcttccaCACGTTTTGATTTTCTCTTCGTTTCTTCATTTTCTCtgttaatgaaataaaaatagtgttatattttaccaggatcttagatctactcacaagtatgttgattaacaccctaaatatgaacttctaaaacgattatgaaataaacacatataaaggataagaaaccttacattgggtgcagcggaattaaatgtctccttccgttcagatctctaacccttgtatcttttctgtcgcagagtattatcaagatcaaaacctggatctctttctctccttcctttgatgctgaatctcattcttgttgaatatctttcttcacgatcttcctcactatgattgaggtatcacttgctgtgtgtgggcactactctaatcactaagtggttcgaaatttcaaggaagaacaaagagagagagtgggcggccaggtatagagagagaaggctcaggtttttctaaatgagaagtagaaagttaagtgtaaatttcctgaagccttcacaatctatttatagcattccactagggttaggtttgaattatttggcattaaaataatgaaaatattagatgataaatgctataaaagtggccggccctatacaatatggatttgggccttacttttgcaattttgcagttttatcatttctgcatctaattttctcaaaaacgccaattttcaaattcaaccatttaaatgccaattctaactatttaataactataaataattattaaataatattgtcatttatcatatttattaattgaaccatacaaagtatcataattaacaaatatgcccctaaaactctttctttacaatttcgcccttacttagtgaaaaattcacaaatagacatagtctaatttgagaattctaattgattaatcaaaaccaattatatgagtcttacaagcaatattatctcaactagtgggggaaccatgggtctatataaccgagcttccaataagcagatcaagaatttataacctaaattcactgacttattaattcttcgttgaatccacgcgtagaacttagaattgcactctcagtatatagaatgctctatatgttccaccatatagacacatcattagttatccattgttataaccctaatttgatcaatgatcctctatatgaatgatctacactgtaaagggattatattaccgttacaccctacaatgtattttatccttaaaacacttaaccccgtataaatgatatttcagcttatgtgaaatgagtactccaccatttattttcatttggtcaagctcgaaggagatcatcctttacttactattcgccagatagaagctatagattccatttttatgttagcactcccactcaattgcactaccgtgttctcaaaatgtacgtatcaccctgacccaaaagtaggcttaactaacaaatcaaagaacacgaatagcttcttgagattgagcctaatcataacaggattaagatcatttgatctaggatcaactaggcgatattgacttgaatagatattacgataagtttaataaatctaagtcaaagttcaatatcggtcccttccgatacatactccatgcatccaacctgagttttaccttaaccaatgctctggaaagaacatagaatttctccaaatgcaagtaaactctgttgtagattatcatatcagtaaaaccatgtgtctgataaatctaggaaactttattcacatagtcatgtttactttccaaagtgttgacaacacaataaacaggatcaagtatgtgaaaagggtttcagatgaattcatacaatatgtacatataatcatgaaataaatcatgtgaaccatgcaacattaaatgttatttctgatctatattaataagtaaatctgattatattgaaatgagttttatttagggcataaaacccaataatatatatatcatgcccCTCTAACCCTAAAGGGTTATTTACCCATTGGGCTTAAGTGGTCCAATAATGGTatactataatttaatgggTCAATTATAGTTTTAAGGGTGCTGTCATGTGCCTCTAACATAATATATGATTATTAACCATCCCATTATGGTAGTGAACAAATATTGGGCACATAGTTAATGATTGTGTTTATGGTATTAAGCTCATGATTATATTAGTCCACAATAATaattctaacattctcccacttggacaATATAATTAACCACCATAACATTGTCTATCACACGTAAGGTAACCAATTAAGACGTACATAATATCATATCGACAGGATACATGTATTATGTATGAATTGAGCTTGAAGACATTTATCTattaataatcattaacaatcaAACTAAACATGCATGAGGTACGACAAAATTGAGATTATGTGCGTTCATCTCGTTTTGCACCTGTCACTTGCTTGAACAACAACATAGATGTATAAGCATACATATGTAACAACAATAAAGAAGTGACTTTAGTATCATAATGGATGTTCTTAACAAAACACAAGCCATAAACAATCCGTACAAAATACTAGCATGTTCAATACATAaataacaaactcccactgagCTTAACAAGCTAGGCTTTCAATAATCCCATTCAGGCAACATGCACCAAAAATACACATATGGGTAAGCCTTTCGTTAGTGGGTCTGCTAACAAGCCAGTGCTAGGCGTGTATTTAATGAAAATAAGAGACTCTGTAACTTTCTCTTTAACAAAATAGtactttatgtcaatatgctttaaGCGAGAAGTACTTCTAGTGTTCTTAGAGAAAGCTACTGTTGCAGAATTATCACAATATAATTTCAGCGGCCTCGCGATAAAGGCTACAACATCTAGTGCTGAAATGAAATTTCGCAGCCATTTTGCTTGTCAAGTAGCCTCATAACATGCTATATACTCTGCCTCCATTGTGGATGAAGCTGTGAGTGTCTGCTTGACACTTTTCCACGATACAGCTCCTCCAGTCATCATATAAATGTAGCCTGAAGTGGACCTTTTATCCTCCACGCATCCCGCATAATCGGCGTCACTGAACCCAACTATATCTAGAGTGTCAGCTCGCCGATAGGTCAACATATGATCCTTGGTACCCTGAAGATACCGCATAACCTTCTTAGCCACTTTCCAATGGCTAAGTCCAGGATCACTCAAGTAACTACCCAACACGCCAACAACAAAAGCAATATCAGGGCGTGTGCATACTTGAGCATACATAAGGCTACCAACCAGTGACGCATAAGGAACAACTTTCATTTCATCTCTCTCTTTATCATTTTGTGGACATTGGCCCTTTGAGAACTTGTCACCCTTCACTGTCAGTGCTTTCCCAGAACAACATGAATGCATgttaaatctttttaagatcCAATCAATGTAAGCTTTCTGAGACAAACGAAGAATACCATTGGCCCTATCTCGAAATATTTGAATCCCAAGCACATAAGAAGCATCGCCAAGGTCTTTCAAGTCAAAATGGTCAAACAAGAGTTGTTTTGTCTCAGCCAACATATTAGAATTATTAGATGCAAGCAGGATGTCATCAATATGTAGTACCAAGATAATGGAACTGCTCCCACTGACCTTCATGTATATACATTGATCCACCACATTCTCCATGAAAACATTTTGAGTGACAATCATATCAACCTTGAGATACCACTGCCTTGATGCTTGTTTAAGCCCATATATCGACTTCTTGAGTTTGCAAACCATGTGTTCTTCGCCAGGCTTCTCAAAACCTACAGGTTGAGTCATGTACACATCCTCAGATAGATCACCATTCAAGAAGGCAGTCCTTACATCCGTTTGTATGAGTTCTAGATCAAAATAGGCAACTATAATCACAATGATTCGCAGCGAATCTTTGGTGGAATTAGGCAAAAAAGTTTCTTGGAAATCAATGCCCTTTCTCTGACTATAGCCTTTAGCCACAAGTCAAGCCTTGCACCTCTCTATTTGCCCATTTGAGTCAcgttttgtaatgaccgctctagtaatgtggattagtaaaggcaattagcactaatttttattattttattattatttgtgaattaatttaattgtggaccccaatatttagaaataaatattagagttataatttctcaattccggagattttattaaactctaagggtattatttagcttatatgtgaaatatgttatttttgtaatttttgctcggcgacaacggaaaatgcgatggatggctagattgatcacatgggtaagtttagaaccttatttcatagtggaaaatattttagaggaaataaattatcggggttgagcggggttatggaaattgaccattttacccctagctttagaaataccctagttttaagtctaaatggcattttagtcttttccttgGTGGGAGTAGGTGGCAGCCATGGGTGATGACACCTAGTTAATTTTATTGATGATTGGAAAATAAGGGATTActttgaagaaaagaaaagaattaagaaaagaaggaaaattggaaatttagttatttcttgaactctctctctctctctctctctctctctctctctctctctctctctctctctctctctctctctctctctctctctctctctctctctctctctctctctctctttcggctggggctaagcaagggcaaagatCAAATTTTTCTCTTCCATTTTCTGGGATTAAGCTAGGATTCAAGGAGGTTtcatctaaggtaagccctagaaccTTTGAAGATGTGATTTTAAGCTTTTTCATTGATTTTAAGTTGTGTTTTTCCTAAACAGTGGCTGTTAGAGTGTGATGTTTGTTTAGTCCAAAAATTAGGGTTCATTTGAGttaatctaagtccctagcAACTGGTTTTAATGCTTGGTattagttttatgcaactttgaacatagagttcaaagctttggtctttaatggcaagttgagtattgttggtttgttctgtgaattgttggttggaaatggttatttatgcattgtataggtgtactggagagtttgataAAGTTTGGTTGAGATTTGAGGTCATGGGGGAAATTTTtgtgttcccagcacagaaccggtcgaccggttctgggggaccagtggcaaccggtcgaccggttggtgacccagaaccggatttccggttgggaaccggtctgcctgttgggggaatttccaaaaccctagttttggccaattttgaggtatttagggtattgccatgaggtttatcgatagggaaacttttagtttcaagtttaagtcccggaaagtgatttagcgagtcactcatctgtgttgcaattattgtgattagggcatccatctagcacgtgatttccgttcaggttggccagcacacttgaattcggaaaataggtaaaaactgtgtataatgtatgatgtgataatctgaatgtgtgtatatgtgtttatatatgcatgcttgaattatgttaagcgctaccaacacttgtatgaataagttatagagtgcattggtatagtgattattgtggttgtgagtacgatacagtgataccaacacgggcacggaaaaatactaaggtgtgtggtacatcactcagtattactcagtgttcggggtaaaccctaccaacacttatacagtgaggtacgatgtgtatgtggtatagtggttgtaccctagtattgaacgttcatactcatctgttaagctctgtaaataggtgtatgggcgcctatttacaggtcaaaaattatatggtatgttatatgcatttcttgcgagtacgGTGACTCAcggttctgcttccatgtgtaggtaaaggaaaggcgaaggctgaacaagaatgaacctgagctcgggtgaaattgtacatgtcaagcagcgcgacctggaaatggtgtattttgaaatgtatattTTAGAAAGTAAATtctacaaagtttgaaaacgggatcccggaatttgtaaatattatattatattacaaagtttagtatttaaagcaaaagttttaatttgacacgtttttcaagaaatttctttgattagcaaagattgcacaataattgaaaaagcactgtagcgtgccttagcattagggcgttacacgtTTGATCTTATACACCCATTTGCACTCGATGGATCTACAACCTTTGGATAGTTCAACCAACTCCCAAACTTCATTTTGTG from Cannabis sativa cultivar Pink pepper isolate KNU-18-1 chromosome 4, ASM2916894v1, whole genome shotgun sequence carries:
- the LOC115712665 gene encoding serine/threonine-protein kinase PBS1, producing the protein MGCFSCFDSKEEETLNPEKHSDDPKQAQSTPISNLESLPSGVDRLRSRSNGASKREFPVPKDGPGVPIAAQTFTFRELAAATKNFRPECFLGEGGFGRVYKGRLESTGQVVAVKQLDRNGLQGNREFLVEVLMLSLLHHPNLVSLIGYCADGDQRLLVYEFMPFGSLEDHLLDLPPDKEPLDWNTRMKIAAGAAKGLEYLHDKANPPVIYRDFKSSNILLDEGFHPKLSDFGLAKLGPTGDKSHVSTRVMGTYGYCAPEYAMTGQLTVKSDVYSFGVVFLELITGRKAIDSTRPHGEQNLVTWARPLFNDRRKFSKLADPQLQGRYPMRGLYQALAVASMCIQEQAATRPLIGDVVTALSYLANQAYDPSTASGHRGSGEKEDRRNRDGGRILKNEEGGGSGRRWDLDGSEKDDSPRETARLMVNKDLDRERAVAEAKMWGENWREKRRQSAQGSFDGANS